One window of candidate division WOR-3 bacterium genomic DNA carries:
- a CDS encoding DNA-3-methyladenine glycosylase I, whose amino-acid sequence GIIRNRLKVEATIENARRFLEVKKEFGSFDKYIWQFVGGRPVRNSCRKLSQLPAQTEISWAMSRDLKKRGFRFVGPTICYAFMQAVGMVNDHTTDCFRYKQV is encoded by the coding sequence GGCATTATAAGAAATCGTCTCAAGGTTGAGGCGACCATAGAGAACGCCCGGAGGTTTCTTGAAGTAAAGAAGGAGTTCGGATCTTTTGACAAGTATATCTGGCAATTCGTTGGCGGCAGGCCTGTCAGAAATAGTTGCAGGAAGCTTTCACAATTGCCGGCCCAGACAGAGATATCATGGGCAATGAGCCGGGACCTCAAAAAGCGAGGGTTCCGCTTTGTTGGTCCGACCATCTGCTATGCATTCATGCAGGCAGTGGGGATGGTGAATGATCATACAACAGACTGTTTCAGATATAAGCAGGTGTGA
- a CDS encoding arsenite methyltransferase, with the protein MKDNEVRKVVRKSYAKTAQRTSCCGPQPAQQSSCCSDAKSKSMGYDEQDLGSVPEGANLGLGCGNPVAIASLKPGDAVLDLGAGAGFDCFLAAKKVGPDGRVIGVDMTPEMIDKARENAEKGHFSNVEFRLGEIEHLPVADNTVDVIISNCVINLAPNKLEVMKEAYRVLKPGGRIAISDLALRGELPEKIKENMVAYVSCVAGAIHIDDYKSAVRSAGFKNVEFKINQAASCGEPQDDEAARNALKLTTDEFKTLSDVVVSVYIEARK; encoded by the coding sequence ATGAAGGACAATGAGGTAAGGAAGGTAGTACGCAAGAGCTACGCCAAGACGGCGCAGCGTACATCATGTTGCGGTCCGCAGCCAGCTCAGCAGAGCAGTTGCTGCAGTGACGCAAAGAGCAAAAGCATGGGATATGATGAGCAGGACCTTGGGTCAGTGCCAGAGGGCGCCAATTTAGGTCTTGGCTGCGGTAATCCGGTCGCGATTGCCAGTTTGAAACCCGGTGATGCTGTACTCGATCTGGGCGCGGGTGCTGGGTTTGACTGTTTTCTGGCCGCAAAGAAGGTTGGTCCCGATGGCAGGGTCATTGGCGTTGATATGACACCGGAGATGATCGACAAGGCCAGGGAAAATGCCGAGAAGGGTCATTTCTCCAATGTGGAATTCAGGCTTGGTGAGATTGAGCACCTTCCAGTGGCCGATAATACGGTTGACGTCATCATATCAAACTGTGTCATTAATCTGGCGCCGAATAAACTCGAAGTAATGAAAGAAGCCTACCGCGTGCTCAAACCTGGCGGTCGGATTGCGATATCCGACCTGGCGTTACGTGGCGAGTTGCCGGAAAAGATAAAGGAAAACATGGTGGCTTATGTGAGTTGTGTTGCCGGTGCGATACATATCGACGACTACAAGAGCGCGGTCCGATCGGCTGGATTCAAGAACGTCGAGTTCAAGATCAATCAGGCAGCAAGCTGCGGTGAGCCACAGGATGATGAAGCAGCCAGGAATGCGCTCAAATTGACTACCGACGAATTCAAAACGCTGTCGGATGTTGTTGTTAGCGTTTACATTGAAGCCCGGAAATGA
- the lepB gene encoding signal peptidase I yields the protein MGKKIRRYILSWLVVIAIVMVLRATFVEAMVIPSGSMEKTLLVGDAVLVNRFIYGVKIPVPFTNKQIPIIRGRDPKRGEIIAFASPFENKTVVKRCVAVAGDTVEVVNKALYVNGEYLRESYAQHSDRRVFRGVEVDNTIYQNEWEQGSLGDILGLQVRDNFGPVVVPEDCVFAMGDNRDTSFDSRFWGPLHTKYLKGLPLFVFFSFDPGQEGENLFDIIKIWQWKEIRLTRVGKVM from the coding sequence ATGGGTAAGAAGATAAGACGGTATATTCTATCCTGGCTCGTGGTGATAGCGATAGTGATGGTTCTTCGGGCAACCTTTGTTGAAGCGATGGTGATACCCAGCGGTTCAATGGAGAAGACGCTGCTTGTGGGTGACGCAGTGCTAGTTAATAGATTCATATACGGTGTAAAAATCCCTGTGCCATTTACGAACAAGCAGATTCCCATAATACGGGGACGGGATCCGAAGAGAGGAGAGATCATCGCATTTGCATCACCTTTCGAGAACAAGACCGTTGTCAAGAGATGCGTGGCAGTAGCAGGCGACACGGTTGAGGTCGTCAACAAAGCGCTTTACGTGAATGGAGAGTATTTACGCGAGTCTTATGCGCAGCACAGCGACCGGCGCGTTTTTCGAGGCGTCGAGGTTGACAACACCATCTACCAAAATGAATGGGAACAAGGTTCGCTCGGAGATATATTAGGCTTGCAGGTGAGGGATAATTTTGGCCCCGTCGTTGTTCCTGAGGATTGCGTATTTGCCATGGGCGACAACCGCGACACATCCTTTGATTCGCGCTTTTGGGGTCCGCTGCACACAAAGTACCTTAAGGGGTTACCTCTCTTTGTATTCTTCTCTTTTGATCCGGGGCAGGAGGGTGAGAATTTGTTTGATATAATCAAAATCTGGCAGTGGAAGGAGATACGCCTGACAAGGGTCGGTAAGGTCATGTAA
- a CDS encoding MGMT family protein: MDIGIDSLFYERVVKIIRSIPGGKIATYGQIADYAGNPRAAREVAYILHSSSDKEKLPWHRVINSKGSISLKRGRGYELQKKMLEDEGVVFDDEDHVDLLRFRWQP; this comes from the coding sequence ATGGATATAGGGATAGATAGTCTGTTCTACGAAAGAGTGGTAAAGATTATCAGAAGCATACCAGGCGGGAAGATCGCAACCTACGGGCAGATCGCCGATTACGCAGGGAACCCGAGGGCGGCTCGAGAGGTTGCATATATACTCCATTCAAGCTCTGACAAGGAAAAGTTACCGTGGCACCGTGTCATCAACAGTAAGGGCAGCATATCTTTGAAACGAGGTCGCGGTTACGAATTACAGAAGAAGATGCTGGAAGACGAAGGTGTGGTGTTCGATGATGAGGATCATGTTGATCTATTGCGCTTCCGCTGGCAGCCGTAA
- a CDS encoding HgcAB-associated protein — MKQRQDKTRSDGSKNGEKCCRVESVISIDDRGQMILPKEIRENADIQAGNKFAVISWEKNGRVLCISLMRVEQLADSLRSVFIPLIEEFDGNTEEKGEKNEGQ, encoded by the coding sequence ATGAAGCAAAGGCAGGACAAAACTCGCTCGGATGGCTCGAAAAATGGAGAGAAATGCTGCAGGGTGGAATCGGTCATTTCGATCGACGACCGAGGTCAGATGATTTTGCCCAAGGAAATAAGGGAAAACGCCGATATTCAGGCTGGCAACAAATTCGCCGTAATATCGTGGGAAAAGAATGGCCGTGTGCTCTGTATTTCACTGATGCGTGTCGAGCAGCTTGCTGATTCATTACGAAGTGTCTTCATTCCACTGATAGAGGAATTTGATGGCAATACTGAAGAAAAAGGAGAAAAAAATGAAGGACAATGA